Proteins encoded by one window of Cloeon dipterum chromosome 4, ieCloDipt1.1, whole genome shotgun sequence:
- the LOC135944409 gene encoding uncharacterized protein CG43867 isoform X6: MESCSLAKPFSDPRGFEIKASWLQGSSLASPLSTLAELESRLLEAESRADEAEDKVRSMEQRLAAENPADWSPTPSGGGVEIHGKEKEISRLESQVEEQRLLRLQDAKQVEAKAAKIKEWVTNKLRELEEQNQQLREQNQKCTEQLDLLRNHLTQLGRQRRGSSKDRHTSRASLAEADQSPPPASLPPDLPARPASASSSSLGLSSTHGSSLGHRRSDSLGSCSPEPMYLDADHGGGRRRSRHQRLSPGPSNLTRDIHAAVASLVHLPAASRTSPCAPSSTPSLPAFQVDDGQHDYAEIYTPSKESVTGSWGAAGTCRESSGGSSSGGSDQRADHSQASCSCIDDSRPPTPPLHRFPSWESKIYQVADEGFQLPSIVNGTSTMKSDSTNNNTGSLRGPKPGGYIGDISVPVYATVKGRASQIRSMPFTGDSSDSSDGEDGHNTASQENTLRGVSRTSSGGDTTDQSSGDTGSNPSKSLRTSMQGLTLSPAAKLNATNSSSSPSKIKRENCSMESATSEDYAIPPDALSCCESTSIESSMPSLVAGRSNSCMMDVHVTPVHSANSTGNRESLEKQGYLTKLGGKLKTWRKRWFVLKNGVIMYWKSQNDVSRKPQGHIELDDLCRVTRAEGAATFEISTGKKTYYLTADSIAAMEDWIRVLQNVQRRNATKLLLHKEEHKPTIQGWLTKVKNGHTRRCWCVLIGKMFMYFKGPTDNTPLGQINMRDARVEEVDHVSDSDSAEEHDGDRIHLHSSDLTIVLHPSHQGPTYLIMPTKQDKDTWMYHLTVVSGGGSNAGTQYEQLVQRLMEVDGDPTCVLWRHPLLLHTKDSITSPLTTLPREELQAEALKLFKSCQLFMSVPLDAAGIDYHVVLAQNALQQCLTSPELQAELLCGLMKQTSRHLQHKIGVQVNPRLLLSDKLRHSKRRQLLLCATQSLFLCDAANAQQKASPTSQQSAPGGAIGGAGPTGAGATGAASTAGGNNVLPLDCKANPPSFVFIQGWQLLALAVSLFLPRNSRLLWFLRLHLARNADSKTECGKYAAYCQRALERTLANGAREARPSRMEVLSILLKNPYHHSLPHAIPVHMLNGTYQVVSFDGSTIVEELLASLVQEIGCRDVTQSGFTLSSDDPIDRDLEHYVAHSAKVCDVISKWEVALREKGSGKFENSRAIKLSFKSRLWWRHNTKRETDKERLLLCYQCSQQAARGRMPLNKSLALELAALMAQIDMGEYPEKAPPGNPHFLAQQLQSAMDKFLPARYRDNATPQQLTELHDNLAEKWIALRGRSVIDCVRIYLTCVRKWSYFGTSLYQAKMCSGPEKGVVWMSVGEDAVTILELGTMALKARYAYTSVVTFGGCQDDFMLVVSREAEGKGTSQRLLFALSQAKILEVTLLIADYMNALGQTLPGTPQTSSLTRHGSHRSQRSRAVGTMSHCGTNSRGQHFNMTASTDTA, translated from the exons ATGGAGTCTTGCTCCCTCGCGAAACCCTTCAGTGATCCGCGTGGTTTCGAAATAAAAGCCTCTTGGCTCCAGGGCTCTTCTCTCGCATCTCCTCTCAGCACG CTGGCCGAGTTGGAATCTCGTCTGTTGGAAGCTGAGAGCAGGGCCGATGAAGCCGAGGATAAA GTCAGGAGCATGGAGCAGAGATTGGCCGCGGAAAACCCGGCCGACTGGTCACCCACccccagcggtggcggcgtcgAGATTCACggaaaggaaaaggaaatcTCGCGGCTAGAGTCTCAGGTAGAAGAACAG CGGCTGCTCCGCCTGCAAGATGCCAAACAAGTTGAAGCGAAAGCAGCTAAAATCAAGGAGTGGGTTACCAATAAACTTAGAGAG TTGGAGGAGCAGAATCAACAATTGAGGGAGCAGAATCAAAAGTGCACCGAGCAGCTCGACCTCTTGCGAAACCACCTGACGCAACTGGGCCGACAGAGACGAGGATCCAGCAAAGACAGACAT ACGTCCAGAGCCAGCCTTGCGGAGGCTGACCAGTCACCGCCCCCAGCCTCCCTGCCCCCAGATCTTCCAGCTCGTCCTGCCTCAGCCTCTTCCTCTTCTCTCGGGCTGTCGTCCACTCACGGTTCTTCCCTAGGACACCGCCGCTCAGACAGCCTGGGCTCTTGCTCTCCGGAACCAATGTACCTGGACGCAGACCACGGTGGGGGAAGGAGACGATCGAGACACCAAAGACTTAG tcctGGCCCAAGCAATTTGACCCGTGATATACACGCTGCTGTGGCGAGCCTTGTTCACCTGCCGGCGGCGTCGCGCACAAGTCCCTGCGCCCCTTCTAGCACGCCATCCCTCCCTGCTTTCCAAG TTGATGACGGCCAACACGATTACGCTGAAATATACACGCCAAGCAAAGAGAGCGTTACAGGCTCCTGGGGCGCTGCTGGAACCTGCAGGGAAAGCTCaggaggcagcagcagcggcggcagtgACCAAAGAGCAGACCATTCCCAAGCCTCCTGCAGCTGCATCGACGACTCCAGACCGCCGACACCCCCGCTTCATAGATTCCCCTCTTGGGAGTCGAAAATTTACCAAGTAGCGGACGAAG GCTTCCAGCTTCCTAGCATTGTAAACGGCACTTCGACAATGAAGAGTGACTCTACAAACAACAACACCGGCTCCCTCAGGGGACCAAAACCTGGAGGCTATATTGGGGACATTAGCGTACCCGTGTACGCTACCGTGAAGGGG AGAGCCAGCCAGATCCGGTCCATGCCCTTCACTGGCGATTCTTCCGACTCCTCTGACGGCGAAGATGGCCATAACACGGCCAGCCAAGAAAACACCCTTCGTGGCGTGAGCAGGACCAGCAGTGGCGGCGACACCACGGACCAGTCTTCAGGGGACACGGGATCTAATCCAAGCAAGAGTTTAAGGACGTCCATGCAGGGCCTCACACTCTCACCTGCAGCCAAACTCAATGCAACAAATAGCAGCTCATCTCCGTCAAAGATTAAAAGAG AAAACTGCTCAATGGAGTCAGCTACCAGCGAGGATTACGCCATTCCACCAGATGCGCTGTCGTGCTGCGAATCGACAAGCATTGAGTCTTCAATGCCCTCCTTGGTAGCCGGCCGCTCCAATTCATGCATGATGGATGTGCACGTCACGCCTGTGCACTCAGCCAACAGCACGGGCAACAGGGAGAGTTTGGAGAAGCAAGGCTACCTCACCAAACTGGGTGGCAAGCTGAAAACCTGGCGGAAGCGGTGGTTCGTTCTTAAAAACGGCGTAATCATGTACTGGAAATCGCag aaTGACGTGAGCAGAAAGCCGCAAGGCCACATCGAGCTCGATGACCTGTGCAGGGTCACGAGAGCGGAAGGCGCAGCCACGTTTGAGATCTCAACTGGTAAAAAGACGTACTACCTGACAGCAGACTCAATCGCCGCGATGGAGGACTGGATTAGAGTGTTGCAAAACGTGCAGCGGAGAAACGCGACCAAGCTGCTCCTGCACAAGGAAGAGCACAAGCCGACCATCCAGGGCTGGCTGACCAAAGTCAAAAACGGACACACGAGAAGGTGCTGGTGCGTGCTAATCGGAAAAATGTTCATGTACTTCAAAGGGCCTACAGACAAT ACTCCACTTGGACAAATCAATATGAGAGACGCGAGAGTCGAGGAGGTCGACCACGTCTCAGACTCAGATAGCGCAGAGGAGCACGACGGCGATCGCATCCACCTGCACTCTTCAGACCTCACCATTGTGCTCCACCCCTCGCACCAGGGGCCCACGTACCTGATAATGCCAACAAAGCAGGATAAG GATACGTGGATGTACCACCTGACGGTTGTGTCAGGGGGAGGCTCAAATGCTGGCACTCAATATGAACAGTTGGTGCAGCGATTGATGGAAGTTGATGGCGACCcaa CTTGCGTTCTTTGGAGGCATCCACTACTCTTACACACCAAAGATAGCATTACTTCACCCTTGACTACTCTGCCTAGAGAAGAACTGCAAGCGGAAGCCCTAAAACTCTTCAAG TCCTGTCAACTCTTCATGTCGGTACCACTGGACGCTGCAGGCATCGACTACCACGTGGTGCTGGCGCAGAACGCACTGCAACAGTGTCTCACGTCCCCGGAATTGCAAGCAGAACTGCTGTGTGGATTGATGAAGCAAACATCCAGGCACCTCCAACACAAGATTGGAGTGCAGGTAAACCCTCGCCTGCTGCTCTCCGACAAGCTTAGGCACTCAAAGCGCCGC CAGTTGCTGCTGTGCGCCACGCAATCGTTATTCTTATGTGACGCCGCAAACGCTCAACAGAAGGCATCTCCGACCTCGCAACAGTCTGCACCCGGCGGCGCCATCGGTGGCGCCGGACCCACTGGGGCCGGTGCCACGGGCGCCGCCTCCACGGCTGGAGGCAACAACGTGCTGCCTCTCGACTGCAAGGCCAACCCGCCGAGCTTCGTCTTCATCCAGGGCTGGCAGCTGCTTGCGCTCGCTGTCTCCCTCTTCCTCCCCAGGAACAGCCGGCTCCTCTGGTTCCTGCGCCTGCACCTCGCCAGAAATGCAGACTCCAA aacggAATGCGGAAAGTATGCCGCGTACTGCCAAAGAGCATTGGAGAGAACCCTGGCAAATGGAGCTAGAGAAGCGAGACCGTCAAGAATGGAGGTGCTGTCCATCCTTCTAAAGAACCCCTACCACCACTCACTTCCCCATGCTATCCCAGTCCACATGCTAAACGGAACCTACCAG GTTGTGAGTTTCGACGGCTCAACGATTGTGGAGGAGCTTCTGGCGTCTTTAGTGCAGGAGATCGGGTGCCGGGACGTGACCCAGTCGGGCTTCACCCTGTCCAGCGATGACCCCATTGACCGTGATTTAGAGCACTACGTAGCGCACTCGGCGAAAGTCTGTGATGTGATTTCCAAGTGGGAAGTGGCCTTGAGGGAGAAGGGCTCGGGCAAGTTTGAGAACTCACGGGCTATCAAGCTGAGCTTCAAGTCGCGTCTTTGGTGGCGGCACAACACCAAGCGCGAGACGGACAAGGAGCGGCTGCTTTTGTGTTACCAGTGCTCCCAGCAGGCGGCCAGAGGCCGCATGCCCCTCAACAAGTCGCTCGCGCTCGAGCTGGCCGCCCTGATGGCCCAGATCGACATGGGCGAGTACCCTGAGAAGGCGCCGCCGGGCAATCCGCACTTCCTCGCGCAGCAGCTGCAGTCAGCAATGGACAAATTCCTGCCCGCAAGGTACAGAGACAACGCTACGCCCCAACAGCTCAC CGAGCTGCATGATAATTTGGCTGAGAAGTGGATCGCCTTACGTGGAAGGAGTGTGATTGATTGTGTTAGAATTTATTTGACGTGCGTCAGAAAGTGGTCATATTTTGGAACTTCACTTTACCAAGCCAAA ATGTGCTCAGGTCCAGAAAAAGGTGTTGTGTGGATGTCTGTGGGCGAGGATGCTGTGACAATTCTTGAGCTGGGCACAATGGCGCTGAAGGCGCGATATGCATACACCAGCGTGGTCACCTTTGGCGGTTGCCAAGATGACTTCATGCTGGTGGTCAGTAGGGAGGCAGAGGGCAAGGGCACGTCCCAAAGACTGCTGTTTGCTTTGAGCCAAGCAAAG ATTCTGGAGGTGACTCTGCTGATAGCCGACTACATGAATGCCTTAGGCCAAACGCTGCCTGGAACGCCACAGACTAGCTCTCTGACCCGGCACGGCTCGCACCGGTCGCAGAGGTCGCGCGCCGTGGGCACCATGTCGCACTGCGGCACCAACTCGCGAGGCCAGCACTTTAACATGACAGCTTCGACAGACACCGCATAG
- the LOC135944409 gene encoding uncharacterized protein CG43867 isoform X8: MVQSTQQCAGGGGDTTSSVETLEELVKKLAELESRLLEAESRADEAEDKVRSMEQRLAAENPADWSPTPSGGGVEIHGKEKEISRLESQVEEQRLLRLQDAKQVEAKAAKIKEWVTNKLRELEEQNQQLREQNQKCTEQLDLLRNHLTQLGRQRRGSSKDRHTSRASLAEADQSPPPASLPPDLPARPASASSSSLGLSSTHGSSLGHRRSDSLGSCSPEPMYLDADHGGGRRRSRHQRLSPGPSNLTRDIHAAVASLVHLPAASRTSPCAPSSTPSLPAFQVDDGQHDYAEIYTPSKESVTGSWGAAGTCRESSGGSSSGGSDQRADHSQASCSCIDDSRPPTPPLHRFPSWESKIYQVADEGFQLPSIVNGTSTMKSDSTNNNTGSLRGPKPGGYIGDISVPVYATVKGRASQIRSMPFTGDSSDSSDGEDGHNTASQENTLRGVSRTSSGGDTTDQSSGDTGSNPSKSLRTSMQGLTLSPAAKLNATNSSSSPSKIKRENCSMESATSEDYAIPPDALSCCESTSIESSMPSLVAGRSNSCMMDVHVTPVHSANSTGNRESLEKQGYLTKLGGKLKTWRKRWFVLKNGVIMYWKSQNDVSRKPQGHIELDDLCRVTRAEGAATFEISTGKKTYYLTADSIAAMEDWIRVLQNVQRRNATKLLLHKEEHKPTIQGWLTKVKNGHTRRCWCVLIGKMFMYFKGPTDNTPLGQINMRDARVEEVDHVSDSDSAEEHDGDRIHLHSSDLTIVLHPSHQGPTYLIMPTKQDKDTWMYHLTVVSGGGSNAGTQYEQLVQRLMEVDGDPTCVLWRHPLLLHTKDSITSPLTTLPREELQAEALKLFKSCQLFMSVPLDAAGIDYHVVLAQNALQQCLTSPELQAELLCGLMKQTSRHLQHKIGVQVNPRLLLSDKLRHSKRRQLLLCATQSLFLCDAANAQQKASPTSQQSAPGGAIGGAGPTGAGATGAASTAGGNNVLPLDCKANPPSFVFIQGWQLLALAVSLFLPRNSRLLWFLRLHLARNADSKTECGKYAAYCQRALERTLANGAREARPSRMEVLSILLKNPYHHSLPHAIPVHMLNGTYQVVSFDGSTIVEELLASLVQEIGCRDVTQSGFTLSSDDPIDRDLEHYVAHSAKVCDVISKWEVALREKGSGKFENSRAIKLSFKSRLWWRHNTKRETDKERLLLCYQCSQQAARGRMPLNKSLALELAALMAQIDMGEYPEKAPPGNPHFLAQQLQSAMDKFLPARYRDNATPQQLTELHDNLAEKWIALRGRSVIDCVRIYLTCVRKWSYFGTSLYQAKMCSGPEKGVVWMSVGEDAVTILELGTMALKARYAYTSVVTFGGCQDDFMLVVSREAEGKGTSQRLLFALSQAKILEVTLLIADYMNALGQTLPGTPQTSSLTRHGSHRSQRSRAVGTMSHCGTNSRGQHFNMTASTDTA, encoded by the exons CTGGCCGAGTTGGAATCTCGTCTGTTGGAAGCTGAGAGCAGGGCCGATGAAGCCGAGGATAAA GTCAGGAGCATGGAGCAGAGATTGGCCGCGGAAAACCCGGCCGACTGGTCACCCACccccagcggtggcggcgtcgAGATTCACggaaaggaaaaggaaatcTCGCGGCTAGAGTCTCAGGTAGAAGAACAG CGGCTGCTCCGCCTGCAAGATGCCAAACAAGTTGAAGCGAAAGCAGCTAAAATCAAGGAGTGGGTTACCAATAAACTTAGAGAG TTGGAGGAGCAGAATCAACAATTGAGGGAGCAGAATCAAAAGTGCACCGAGCAGCTCGACCTCTTGCGAAACCACCTGACGCAACTGGGCCGACAGAGACGAGGATCCAGCAAAGACAGACAT ACGTCCAGAGCCAGCCTTGCGGAGGCTGACCAGTCACCGCCCCCAGCCTCCCTGCCCCCAGATCTTCCAGCTCGTCCTGCCTCAGCCTCTTCCTCTTCTCTCGGGCTGTCGTCCACTCACGGTTCTTCCCTAGGACACCGCCGCTCAGACAGCCTGGGCTCTTGCTCTCCGGAACCAATGTACCTGGACGCAGACCACGGTGGGGGAAGGAGACGATCGAGACACCAAAGACTTAG tcctGGCCCAAGCAATTTGACCCGTGATATACACGCTGCTGTGGCGAGCCTTGTTCACCTGCCGGCGGCGTCGCGCACAAGTCCCTGCGCCCCTTCTAGCACGCCATCCCTCCCTGCTTTCCAAG TTGATGACGGCCAACACGATTACGCTGAAATATACACGCCAAGCAAAGAGAGCGTTACAGGCTCCTGGGGCGCTGCTGGAACCTGCAGGGAAAGCTCaggaggcagcagcagcggcggcagtgACCAAAGAGCAGACCATTCCCAAGCCTCCTGCAGCTGCATCGACGACTCCAGACCGCCGACACCCCCGCTTCATAGATTCCCCTCTTGGGAGTCGAAAATTTACCAAGTAGCGGACGAAG GCTTCCAGCTTCCTAGCATTGTAAACGGCACTTCGACAATGAAGAGTGACTCTACAAACAACAACACCGGCTCCCTCAGGGGACCAAAACCTGGAGGCTATATTGGGGACATTAGCGTACCCGTGTACGCTACCGTGAAGGGG AGAGCCAGCCAGATCCGGTCCATGCCCTTCACTGGCGATTCTTCCGACTCCTCTGACGGCGAAGATGGCCATAACACGGCCAGCCAAGAAAACACCCTTCGTGGCGTGAGCAGGACCAGCAGTGGCGGCGACACCACGGACCAGTCTTCAGGGGACACGGGATCTAATCCAAGCAAGAGTTTAAGGACGTCCATGCAGGGCCTCACACTCTCACCTGCAGCCAAACTCAATGCAACAAATAGCAGCTCATCTCCGTCAAAGATTAAAAGAG AAAACTGCTCAATGGAGTCAGCTACCAGCGAGGATTACGCCATTCCACCAGATGCGCTGTCGTGCTGCGAATCGACAAGCATTGAGTCTTCAATGCCCTCCTTGGTAGCCGGCCGCTCCAATTCATGCATGATGGATGTGCACGTCACGCCTGTGCACTCAGCCAACAGCACGGGCAACAGGGAGAGTTTGGAGAAGCAAGGCTACCTCACCAAACTGGGTGGCAAGCTGAAAACCTGGCGGAAGCGGTGGTTCGTTCTTAAAAACGGCGTAATCATGTACTGGAAATCGCag aaTGACGTGAGCAGAAAGCCGCAAGGCCACATCGAGCTCGATGACCTGTGCAGGGTCACGAGAGCGGAAGGCGCAGCCACGTTTGAGATCTCAACTGGTAAAAAGACGTACTACCTGACAGCAGACTCAATCGCCGCGATGGAGGACTGGATTAGAGTGTTGCAAAACGTGCAGCGGAGAAACGCGACCAAGCTGCTCCTGCACAAGGAAGAGCACAAGCCGACCATCCAGGGCTGGCTGACCAAAGTCAAAAACGGACACACGAGAAGGTGCTGGTGCGTGCTAATCGGAAAAATGTTCATGTACTTCAAAGGGCCTACAGACAAT ACTCCACTTGGACAAATCAATATGAGAGACGCGAGAGTCGAGGAGGTCGACCACGTCTCAGACTCAGATAGCGCAGAGGAGCACGACGGCGATCGCATCCACCTGCACTCTTCAGACCTCACCATTGTGCTCCACCCCTCGCACCAGGGGCCCACGTACCTGATAATGCCAACAAAGCAGGATAAG GATACGTGGATGTACCACCTGACGGTTGTGTCAGGGGGAGGCTCAAATGCTGGCACTCAATATGAACAGTTGGTGCAGCGATTGATGGAAGTTGATGGCGACCcaa CTTGCGTTCTTTGGAGGCATCCACTACTCTTACACACCAAAGATAGCATTACTTCACCCTTGACTACTCTGCCTAGAGAAGAACTGCAAGCGGAAGCCCTAAAACTCTTCAAG TCCTGTCAACTCTTCATGTCGGTACCACTGGACGCTGCAGGCATCGACTACCACGTGGTGCTGGCGCAGAACGCACTGCAACAGTGTCTCACGTCCCCGGAATTGCAAGCAGAACTGCTGTGTGGATTGATGAAGCAAACATCCAGGCACCTCCAACACAAGATTGGAGTGCAGGTAAACCCTCGCCTGCTGCTCTCCGACAAGCTTAGGCACTCAAAGCGCCGC CAGTTGCTGCTGTGCGCCACGCAATCGTTATTCTTATGTGACGCCGCAAACGCTCAACAGAAGGCATCTCCGACCTCGCAACAGTCTGCACCCGGCGGCGCCATCGGTGGCGCCGGACCCACTGGGGCCGGTGCCACGGGCGCCGCCTCCACGGCTGGAGGCAACAACGTGCTGCCTCTCGACTGCAAGGCCAACCCGCCGAGCTTCGTCTTCATCCAGGGCTGGCAGCTGCTTGCGCTCGCTGTCTCCCTCTTCCTCCCCAGGAACAGCCGGCTCCTCTGGTTCCTGCGCCTGCACCTCGCCAGAAATGCAGACTCCAA aacggAATGCGGAAAGTATGCCGCGTACTGCCAAAGAGCATTGGAGAGAACCCTGGCAAATGGAGCTAGAGAAGCGAGACCGTCAAGAATGGAGGTGCTGTCCATCCTTCTAAAGAACCCCTACCACCACTCACTTCCCCATGCTATCCCAGTCCACATGCTAAACGGAACCTACCAG GTTGTGAGTTTCGACGGCTCAACGATTGTGGAGGAGCTTCTGGCGTCTTTAGTGCAGGAGATCGGGTGCCGGGACGTGACCCAGTCGGGCTTCACCCTGTCCAGCGATGACCCCATTGACCGTGATTTAGAGCACTACGTAGCGCACTCGGCGAAAGTCTGTGATGTGATTTCCAAGTGGGAAGTGGCCTTGAGGGAGAAGGGCTCGGGCAAGTTTGAGAACTCACGGGCTATCAAGCTGAGCTTCAAGTCGCGTCTTTGGTGGCGGCACAACACCAAGCGCGAGACGGACAAGGAGCGGCTGCTTTTGTGTTACCAGTGCTCCCAGCAGGCGGCCAGAGGCCGCATGCCCCTCAACAAGTCGCTCGCGCTCGAGCTGGCCGCCCTGATGGCCCAGATCGACATGGGCGAGTACCCTGAGAAGGCGCCGCCGGGCAATCCGCACTTCCTCGCGCAGCAGCTGCAGTCAGCAATGGACAAATTCCTGCCCGCAAGGTACAGAGACAACGCTACGCCCCAACAGCTCAC CGAGCTGCATGATAATTTGGCTGAGAAGTGGATCGCCTTACGTGGAAGGAGTGTGATTGATTGTGTTAGAATTTATTTGACGTGCGTCAGAAAGTGGTCATATTTTGGAACTTCACTTTACCAAGCCAAA ATGTGCTCAGGTCCAGAAAAAGGTGTTGTGTGGATGTCTGTGGGCGAGGATGCTGTGACAATTCTTGAGCTGGGCACAATGGCGCTGAAGGCGCGATATGCATACACCAGCGTGGTCACCTTTGGCGGTTGCCAAGATGACTTCATGCTGGTGGTCAGTAGGGAGGCAGAGGGCAAGGGCACGTCCCAAAGACTGCTGTTTGCTTTGAGCCAAGCAAAG ATTCTGGAGGTGACTCTGCTGATAGCCGACTACATGAATGCCTTAGGCCAAACGCTGCCTGGAACGCCACAGACTAGCTCTCTGACCCGGCACGGCTCGCACCGGTCGCAGAGGTCGCGCGCCGTGGGCACCATGTCGCACTGCGGCACCAACTCGCGAGGCCAGCACTTTAACATGACAGCTTCGACAGACACCGCATAG